In the genome of Conger conger chromosome 8, fConCon1.1, whole genome shotgun sequence, one region contains:
- the pdgfrl gene encoding platelet-derived growth factor receptor-like protein: MKLWVLLTLVLLWEEVQNGLSQQVKRRKEAGENRIRPGGKRGKVRFPKLREKELASKGQSLLTQVLDKGRFLRLGEEVTLTAGKSLELRCKGSQIEWAYPSYLDTYKDSRLSIVQQDKFSQLILTSPSAADTGEYSCWAVLCDGAECEKDVDRSSASYLYFTDKDELFVPSPIHFEIIYLRPDQPATIPCRVSSPQVQVSLHREVPPEEVSIDGTQFSYIPTKGFIISQPSPEHRGVFYCKAVLKDKPQISNKYQLLYVEVPSGPPSATIKASSSVVRGGDNFNVTCTVLGEPEQHVNFTWTYPGQGMRPVTLYEAWRLVHRGASHTTRISQSVITVEDTETIDFGKYICRTKNQHGETAVTAKVDSY; this comes from the exons ATGAAGCTGTGGGTCCTCCTCACCCTGGTCCTCCTCTGGGAGGAGGTGCAGAATG ggCTCAGCCAGCAGGTGAAGCGCAGGAAGGAGGCCGGGGAGAACCGCATCAGACCCGGGGGCAAGCGGGGAAAGGTCCGCTTCCCCAAGCTCCGGGAGAAGGAGCTGGCGTCGAAGGGCCAGTCTCTCCTGACGCAGGTGCTGGATAAGGGCCGCTTCCTCCGGCTGGGGGAGGAGGTGACTCTGACTGCAGGCAAGAGCCTGGAGCTCCGCTGTAAAGGGTCCCAAATCGAGTGGGCATATCCCTCGTACCTGGACACGTACAAGGACTCCCGCCTCAG CATCGTTCAGCAGGATAAGTTCAGCCAGCTGATCCTGACGTCGCCCTCTGCTGCCGACACGGGGgagtacagctgttgggccgtgCTGTGTGACGGTGCTGAGTGTGAGAAGGATGTAGACCGCAGCTCTGCTTCATACCTCTACTTCACAG ATAAAGACGAGTTGTTTGTCCCGTCGCCCATCCACTTTGAGATCATCTACCTGCGCCCGGACCAGCCCGCCACCATCCCCTGTCGAGTGAGCAGCCCCCAGGTCCAAGTGTCCCTGCATCGGGAGGTACCCCCGGAGGAGGTCTCCATAGACGGGACCCAGTTCTCCTACATCCCCACCAAGGGCTTCATCATCAGCCAGCCCAGCCCCGAACACAGGGGCGTCTTCTACTGCAAAGCCGTCCTCAAAGACAAGCCGCAGATCTCCAACAAGTACCAGCTTCTCTACGTGGAAG TCCCCAGTGGCCCCCCCTCAGCCACCATCAAAGCGTCCTCGtctgtggtgagggggggggacaATTTCAACGTCACCTGCACGGTTCTGGGGGAGCCCGAACAGCACGTCAACTTCACTTGGACATACCCTGGTCAG GGCATGAGGCCGGTGACTCTCTACGAGGCCTGGAGGCTCGTGCACAGGGGCGCCAGCCACACCACCCGAATCTCCCAGAGCGTCATCACCGTGGAGGATACAGAGACCATCGACTTCGGGAAATATAtctgcagaaccaaaaaccaGCATGGGGAGACGGCAGTGACCGCTAAAGTGGACTCTTACTAG
- the mtus1a gene encoding microtubule-associated tumor suppressor 1 homolog A isoform X5 produces the protein MGCSGSRACVGAPCTRTRHEETLKQKQELSQELVNLRGELVTSATSCEALEREKDGLRVAFEGVLQKVQEQHQSDLADLEERLKSFYAAEWEKVHQAYQDEADKCKAQMELQLDDLKSKHEALRKELEGGHAEKLESLKLHYETTVEELRKSHKEEMETLDQTLKEAEAKLTERMEELTAENSALTEKLNAEEERRRILAEKNQKDSHTLYLEQELESLKVVLDIKNKQLHQQDKKLMQMDKLVEKSVKLDECLKKVQQENEDLKARMDRHAAMSRQLSTEQVVLQQSLQKESKVNKRLSMENEELLWKLHNGDLSSPRKLSPTSPSKTFPSPHNSSVFSSAPVSPR, from the exons ATGGGCTGCTCGGGCAGCCGGGCGTGTGTGGGGGCTCCCTGCACCAGGACACGG CACGAGGAGACGCTGAAGCAGAAGCAGGAGCTGTCTCAGGAGCTGGTGAACCTTCGAGGAGAACTGG TGACCTCGGCCACGTCGTGCGAGGCCCTGGAGCGGGAGAAGGATGGGCTGCGCGTGGCGTTCGAGGGGGTCCTGCAGAAGGTGCAGGAGCAGCACCAGAGCGACCTCGCCGACCTGGAGGAGCGGCTCAAGAGCTTCTACGCGGCCGAGTGGGAGAAGGTGCACCAGGCCTACCAGGACGAGGCCGACAAGTGCAAGGCCCAGATGGAGCTGCAG CTGGATGATTTAAAATCCAAGCATGAAGCTTTGCGGAAAGAACTGGAAGGCGGCCATGCCGAGAAGCTGGAGAGTCTGAAGCTACACTACGAAACCACCGTGGAAG AACTCAGGAAAAGCCATAAGGAGGAAATGGAAACTCTGGACCAGACGTTAAAGGAAGCCGAAGCCAAATTAACC GAGCGAATGGAAGAGCTCACAGCCGAGAACAGCGCTTTAACCGAAAAGCTGAatgctgaggaggagagacggagAATACTGGCTGAGAAAAATCAG AAGGACTCCCACACCCTGTAtctggagcaggagctggagagcCTGAAAGTGGTACTGGACATAAAGAACAAGCAGCTTCACCAGCAGGACAAAAAACTCATGCAGATGGACAAACTG GTGGAAAAAAGCGTGAAGCTGGATGAATGCCTTAAGAAGGTCCAGCAGGAGAACGAAGACCTGAAAGCCAGGATGGACAGACACGCTGCAATGTCGAG GCAACTGTCGACAGAGCAGGTGGTCCTGCAGCAGTCTCTCCAGAAGGAGTCCAAGGTGAACAAGCGGCTCTCCATGGAGAACGAGGAACTCCTGTGGAAGCTCCACAACGGGGACCTGAGCAGCCCCCGCAAGCTGTCCCCCACCTCGCCCTCCAAGACCTTCCCGTCCCCGCACAACTCCAGCGTCTTCTCCAGCGCCCCCGTCTCCCCCAGATAA